The following are encoded in a window of Aromatoleum petrolei genomic DNA:
- a CDS encoding DUF2069 domain-containing protein: MIVRTLNLAATILLVALIALCVLWEAWLAPLRPGGSWMILKALPLMAAFLGVLKGRRYTYQWLSMMVLLYLVEGVVRAMDAGLAGILAIAEAVLAALLFACAVWYARVSAPSRQGRAQA; this comes from the coding sequence ATGATCGTGCGGACCCTGAACCTTGCAGCGACGATCCTGCTCGTCGCGCTCATCGCGCTGTGCGTGCTGTGGGAGGCGTGGCTTGCGCCATTGCGGCCGGGCGGCTCGTGGATGATCCTGAAGGCGCTGCCGCTCATGGCGGCCTTCTTGGGAGTGTTGAAGGGGCGGCGCTACACTTACCAGTGGCTGTCGATGATGGTGCTGCTGTACCTGGTCGAAGGCGTCGTGCGCGCGATGGACGCTGGACTCGCCGGAATACTCGCGATCGCGGAGGCGGTACTGGCAGCGCTGCTGTTCGCCTGCGCGGTGTGGTATGCGCGGGTATCCGCGCCGTCGCGGCAAGGGCGCGCACAGGCCTGA
- the wrbA gene encoding NAD(P)H:quinone oxidoreductase, with translation MKEILVLYYSHRGSVRALAEQIALGVHQVPGVAARVRTVPRLSTVCEAVEDDIPASGPPYVEVRDLEECIGLAIGSPTRFGNMAAPMKYFLDGLAGPWVNGTLAGKPASVFTSTASQHGGQESTLLSMMLPLLHHGMLVMGLPYTEPALNRTRTGGTPYGASHVAGADGNPALSADEIELAIAQGRRLAETALTLAAGRA, from the coding sequence ATGAAAGAGATTCTCGTACTGTATTACAGCCATCGCGGCTCGGTGAGGGCGCTTGCCGAGCAGATCGCGCTGGGAGTCCATCAGGTGCCGGGTGTGGCGGCGCGGGTGCGCACGGTGCCGAGACTGTCGACGGTGTGCGAGGCGGTCGAGGACGACATTCCCGCGTCGGGGCCGCCCTACGTAGAGGTGCGCGACCTGGAGGAATGCATCGGGCTCGCGATCGGCAGTCCTACGCGCTTTGGCAACATGGCAGCGCCGATGAAGTACTTTCTCGACGGGCTGGCGGGGCCTTGGGTCAACGGCACGCTGGCCGGCAAGCCGGCGTCGGTGTTCACGTCGACGGCGAGCCAGCACGGGGGGCAGGAGTCGACGCTCTTGTCGATGATGCTGCCGTTGCTGCACCACGGCATGCTGGTCATGGGCCTGCCCTACACGGAGCCGGCGCTCAACCGCACGCGCACGGGCGGCACGCCGTATGGGGCGAGCCACGTCGCCGGGGCGGACGGCAATCCCGCGTTGAGCGCCGATGAGATCGAACTTGCGATCGCGCAGGGGCGGCGGCTCGCCGAGACCGCGCTGACGCTGGCGGCGGGGCGGGCATGA
- a CDS encoding YihY family inner membrane protein, giving the protein MPLHPARDFLRLLAQRFVATRCPQVAGSLAFTTLLALVPLVTVVIALFSNFPAFSDLGASLKVFLLENLLPDRAGKIIATYAFQFSQKAAKLTLIGTAALVVTALMLLMTIDRVFNQIWGIRRPRPLLTRLTVHWSTLTLGPVALGASALATGHLVASSVALAGKESWVVEAFSTLVSAALLCVVFTFLYFAVPNHKVRPSHALAGGTTAALAFLLMQQLFAFFLTRIPTYTLIYGTFATVPIFLLWLYLSWVVILLGAILSASLPGFFERTRVLAPFAGDRAWAATTVLTMLARAQADGRTVAFEPLIQAARLNGDEGESLLGELCEAGWVARTEDGNWLLTCDAASIGLADVLCRLALSPTGWRKAGRNDLSRYTAERIENALRATDISIAALAAQQST; this is encoded by the coding sequence ATGCCTCTGCATCCCGCACGCGACTTCCTGCGCCTCCTCGCCCAGCGTTTCGTTGCCACCCGCTGCCCGCAGGTCGCCGGCAGCCTCGCCTTCACGACGCTGCTCGCCCTCGTCCCGCTCGTCACCGTCGTGATCGCGCTCTTCAGCAACTTCCCGGCCTTCTCCGATTTGGGCGCCTCGCTGAAGGTCTTCCTGCTGGAAAACCTCCTGCCCGACCGCGCTGGCAAGATCATCGCCACCTACGCCTTCCAGTTCTCGCAGAAGGCCGCCAAGCTCACGCTGATCGGCACCGCCGCCCTGGTCGTCACCGCGCTGATGCTGCTGATGACGATAGACCGCGTGTTTAACCAGATCTGGGGCATACGCCGACCGCGGCCGCTGCTCACGCGCCTGACCGTACACTGGTCCACGCTGACGCTGGGCCCGGTCGCGCTCGGCGCCAGCGCGCTCGCCACGGGCCACCTCGTCGCCAGCTCCGTCGCCCTTGCCGGAAAGGAATCGTGGGTTGTCGAAGCCTTTTCGACGCTGGTGTCGGCTGCACTGCTGTGCGTCGTGTTCACCTTCCTGTATTTCGCCGTGCCCAACCACAAGGTGCGCCCGAGCCATGCGCTCGCCGGCGGCACCACCGCGGCGCTGGCCTTCCTGCTGATGCAGCAGCTTTTCGCCTTCTTCCTCACACGCATCCCGACCTACACCCTGATCTACGGCACCTTCGCGACCGTGCCGATCTTCCTGCTGTGGCTCTACCTGTCCTGGGTCGTGATCCTGCTCGGCGCGATCCTGAGCGCATCGCTGCCCGGATTTTTCGAGCGCACGCGCGTGCTCGCGCCCTTCGCCGGCGACCGCGCATGGGCCGCAACGACGGTATTGACGATGCTCGCGCGCGCACAGGCCGACGGCCGCACGGTCGCCTTCGAGCCGCTGATCCAGGCAGCTCGTCTCAACGGCGACGAAGGGGAAAGCCTGCTCGGCGAACTGTGCGAAGCGGGCTGGGTCGCGCGCACCGAGGACGGCAACTGGCTGCTCACGTGCGACGCCGCCAGCATCGGACTCGCCGATGTCCTTTGCCGGCTCGCGCTATCGCCGACAGGCTGGCGCAAGGCCGGCCGCAACGACCTGTCGCGCTACACGGCAGAACGCATCGAGAACGCGCTGCGCGCAACCGACATCTCGATCGCGGCGCTGGCCGCGCAGCAGAGCACCTAG
- the rpsP gene encoding 30S ribosomal protein S16: MVVIRLARGGAKKRPFYNIVAADSRNRRDGRFIERVGFYNPMAAESEKGLVINAERLAYWKQNGAQLSPTVERLAKQAAKVAA, translated from the coding sequence ATGGTCGTCATTCGCCTTGCCCGTGGTGGCGCCAAGAAGCGCCCGTTCTACAACATCGTCGCAGCCGACTCGCGCAACCGCCGCGACGGCCGCTTCATCGAGCGCGTTGGCTTCTACAACCCGATGGCAGCCGAGTCCGAGAAGGGCCTCGTGATCAACGCCGAGCGTCTGGCCTACTGGAAACAGAACGGCGCCCAACTGTCGCCGACGGTCGAGCGCCTGGCCAAGCAGGCCGCGAAAGTCGCCGCTTGA
- the rimM gene encoding ribosome maturation factor RimM (Essential for efficient processing of 16S rRNA) has protein sequence MIVLGRIVAPFGVKGWVKVHPFGDDPLSWREMPQWWLADKAEAPDETWQPVKLTGFREHGAGLIASFEGVTDRSGAEALQGRYIAAPREAMPGTDEDEYYWGDLVGLAVVNQSGESLGTVEALMSTGAHDVLQLRDGDEERLIPFVAAYVMDVDLPNRTIRVDWQKDW, from the coding sequence ATGATAGTACTGGGGCGCATTGTCGCCCCTTTTGGCGTCAAGGGCTGGGTCAAGGTACACCCCTTCGGGGATGACCCGCTCTCCTGGCGTGAAATGCCTCAATGGTGGCTGGCCGACAAGGCCGAAGCTCCCGATGAGACGTGGCAGCCGGTGAAGCTGACCGGCTTCCGCGAACACGGCGCAGGCCTCATCGCCTCGTTCGAAGGCGTAACGGACCGCAGCGGCGCGGAAGCGCTGCAAGGCCGCTACATCGCCGCGCCGCGCGAGGCCATGCCCGGCACCGACGAAGACGAATACTACTGGGGCGACCTGGTAGGCCTTGCGGTCGTAAACCAGTCGGGCGAATCGCTCGGCACGGTCGAAGCCCTGATGTCTACCGGCGCCCATGATGTACTGCAGCTGCGCGACGGCGACGAGGAGCGACTGATTCCCTTCGTCGCCGCCTATGTGATGGATGTGGACCTGCCGAACCGGACGATCCGGGTCGACTGGCAGAAGGATTGGTGA